A stretch of DNA from Odocoileus virginianus isolate 20LAN1187 ecotype Illinois chromosome 7, Ovbor_1.2, whole genome shotgun sequence:
ATCCAGGGCCTGCCTGACCCCTGTGTACCCGGTCCCCAGGGTCTGGGTAAGGTAGGCCCTTTACTGTTTAGCAGCGAGGATGAGTTAGATACCTGAAGGCCAGAGCACCTGTCTGCCTACCCAGCTGGTGGGACACATCTGAGCTCCTGGAAACCCTGTTCTCCACAGGTATAAACTCTCGTATAGAGGAGATGGCCTGACCTTGGAAGTTTCACCTATTTCCTGCACTTCATTTCCTAATGCCTTAAGCTGCCTGCCCATAGAGGCAACTGGCAATCATTGCTTGTGTGCCCTCTGTGAGAGGCCAAGAGAGAGGAGGTAGTGAGAATGCTTTGCAAAGTAGAAGTCCCAGTGGTGGGAATTCAGGCATTTGGGCCAAGCTTCTAGGGGAGAAGTTGTTAAAGGGGGCAGGGTTCTTCCTGGGCCATGCCCAGCAGCAGCCCAGATGCCAATtccagcctggccctgcctgccttccttcctctgttGGATATTTTCTCAGCAGTCCTGAGGATTGCAAGGGAAGCAAGCCAGAGGGGAGGAGCCCAGAGTTATAAATAAACAAGAATAATACCCTGGAGTCATGGAAAGGGCTCATGCCCCTCACTGACTGAGTGGCCTTGGTCAAAGGACTTTACCTTAATGGCATCCATCTTTGGGCATCTAAGACAGACCATTCTAGAAAACAGATGGGGTTGGCAGGTGGAGCCCCTGTGGTTAATGGTATCTCAAGAGCTAAAGCCCACATCTTTCTGTTCCAGTGACTTCGGCTGGAACAGCGGCTCAGCAAGTGGTGGATCAGGCCACAGAAGCAGGGCAGAAAGGTCTGGTGGGGCTGGTGGGCAAGAGGGTGGATAGCCCCAGCACACCTCCATACTCCACCCAGAGCTTGTCCAGACACACTCTCTCCTCTGCAGACCCTCTATCCTCACtgcatcctggggagggagcccCAGGGGAGGCTAACCCCTGCATGGCGGTGGTTCCCCGGGGTCCCGCCCTCAActgctctttccttccttccccagccaTGGACCAGGTTGCCAAGACTACCCAGGAAACCATCGACAAGACTGCTAACCAGGCCTCTGAGACTTTCTCGGGTTTTGGGAAAAAATTTGGCCTCCTGAAATGACAGAAGGGAGACATGGGTGACTCCCTTTGAGGCCCGGAGCCCTGGCAGGCTCTTGGTGGGCCACCTGATTAAAACATGTAATCCTACCCTGTGCCCACTTCATGACTCCTTCCACACTGGGCCCAGCCCTCCCTCGCTTAGAGCAGAGCCTCAGCCCAGAAACTCCAGAGAGTCCTGCATTCCAAATTCGGAGGAAACCCAGACTGATTGTTCAAgaactcattttccttttctcaaccGCGTATCCCCACTCTCCCTTATTTTAAGTTCAAACCCCATTTAGGTACGTGCCTCTCCCCGCTCCTGATTCCAAAACCGCTCTCCCAGCTCCAGAAACCCGGCCCTTCCTAGAAAGGGCATACTCGATCCCCAGATCCTCCAGGAGCTCAGCTCTGGGCGGGGGACTAAAGGTTCCAGCGGCCACGGCCTCGGGAACTTCTCCCAGTGAGCTGAGCCAGAAGGCTGGGAGCATCGAGGCAATCCAGAGCTGGGCGCCGGCGAGGACTTCAGGCGGCAGGAACTCTCGGGGAAGACAGGGGACGCAGGGGAGTGGTTCTGGCCCTAGCCACTCTAACCAGCCCGTCCGGTGTTTGTGCGACTGCCGCACCCAGCGGTGAGTCACCGGGCGGGACCAGGAGGGCGAGGACACGCCCCGAAGACCTGGGCTCCGCCCGATTGACTTGGTTGGCACGGCCGCCAAGAGCCCCGCCCACGACACGCCCCCCGGGAGGGCCCTGCGGCGCACAGGGCGGTGCACGTGAGCGCGGTGCACGTGGGCATGAAGCGCAGGCACCCGGCAGAGTGCGTGCGCGCGCTAGACCACTCCCGTTGGCACCCCTTCCGTTCCGGATGCACCAGTATCTTCTGGCCTAGGGTGGAGGCTGGCGTTTTTGTCGGGCAGGTCTCCAAGACGGTCTAGAGTTCGCGCAAGATTTATTCCCTCCAACCTCCCCTGCACGTGTCCACGTGTTCATGCACGCGATACCAGCTCTGGGTAAGTCCTGCTGGTGGGTGACTCATCGTTGCCACAGGATAAACCCAGCCCTGGCGCCGGGCGCTAGCGGCCCTCTTCATCCGAACCCTTGCCACACCTTGGCTGGTGACGCCCCATTCCCTTTCCCCACCTCCCCGCCTTTGCACACACTGTTCCCTCCGTCCGTATAATCTTGTTCTCTTCTGGACGAGGACATACATAGTCATGCCGTTTCACCTCTGGCTACAAGATGTTGGCTACAAGGCACTTCCAGTTCAGGAGAGACTGACAGAAAAAAAGCGTCGTCTTTGCTTCACACTCGAGACCGGCTTTCCTAGAGGCCTTCCGCGACCGGCCAGCAGGGGGCAATGTCgtgtccaccccccaccccctccccttcaCGGACCCCAGCCCAGGTCTTTATGTGTGTAACCATCTGCCTAGGGGACCTTTCATTTCTCCAATCCGAGATCCCTCCCAAGGAAGCAATAGGTTTCCTTTCTAATCCTTAGTATCTCTCACCCTCACCCCAGGGCCAAGCTCAGTTTCATGGTTTGTTCCAGTTTCTGACTTCCCCAAAGAAGGCCTCACCTGGTCTACAAAATGGGCCAAGACCTAAAGGGAAGGTCCtggaagagatacctggagtaatgtgGAGGTGCTTCGCAGCATCTCCAggagcccctgcccccaggagagGATGCCAGGGTTGGGAGAGATCACGTGGGGCCACACGCAGAGGAGGGTGGCGCTGAGCTATCAGAGCCCTCAGATCCCTTTTGGTAGGCTGCCTTCCCCTGCCTGACGCAGGAGGAATCCCAGTTGGCCCCACAATCCTTCTTAATCCTGTTTTCCTTCTGAGTGTTGGCTTTAGGAATGAATGTGTGAGCCATCTCAGACCAAGGAGAGGAGGAGTCGGGTCTGAGGGCCAGGAGGCTTCTAGGAAAGGGTTTTTTATCctcaaaaaaaaacccccaaaaaacgaagaagcatttctttttcttccactgGACATTTTTGTGATTGGAAATGATGCTTAGAACTCTGGCAGCCACTTCTAACCTCAGGAGGAAGGAGCCTGAGGAAAAGCCAACTTGCTGATCAGGGCAGAGCAGAAGTCTGAAAAGAACCTAGATCCCAAGTTATTTTCTTGAGTCCCTAACTTAACCA
This window harbors:
- the ADIRF gene encoding adipogenesis regulatory factor; amino-acid sequence: MASKGLQDLKKQVEGAAQEAVTSAGTAAQQVVDQATEAGQKAMDQVAKTTQETIDKTANQASETFSGFGKKFGLLK